CGGCACGGTGCGCGCGGCATCGATCGTCCCATAGCCCTTAGACCACACGACCGAGTCACCCTGGACGACCGCCACCGACAAGGCCGGAATCCGTTCATAGGCCTGCACCCCATCGAGCCAGACATCGATCAAACGCAACGCCTCGGCCTGCGCCGGATCGCGCACCGGGTCGCGCGCCGACGCGGCAGTTGAGATAGCTGTCTGAGCGACAAGCGGCTGCACCGCCACAGCCACGGAAAGCAAGACGGACGTCGCTCTGATCCAACGCATATGAGTCATTGCCCCCGCCACCACGATCCGACGCGATCATTGAAGCTTTTGCCGCCCGATGTCACTCAGCCGCCGGTCGCCGCCATGAAGATCAGCATATCCTCGCGCAGCCGCGTCGCATGGGTCAGCGGCAGGCCATGTGGCGCACCTTCATAGACGAGGAATTGCGCATCCGGGATCAGCACGGCGGTGCGCGCACCGGTCAAGGCGAGCGGCGCGGACATGTCGAGATCGCCGTGCACGACCAGCGTCGGCACATCGACCCGGCGCAGATCGTCGCGGAAATCGGTGATGAAATTGGCCTGGGCGAGTTGCACCGCGGCAAGCATCGAGGTGCCGAGCATCAGCCGTTGGGCCCACTCCCTGGTCTCGGGGATCGTATCGGCGACGAAGAAAGGATCGGTGTTGGCCGCGATCCAGGCCGGGAAATCCGATGCGAGCAGTTCGCCCGACGGTGCGGCCGCAACCGGGTCAATGCCATCGGGGTTGTCGTCGGCACGCATCAGGAACGGTGTGATCGCGCCGATCATGACGACGCGGTCGATTCCCCTGCCGCCATGCCGGGCGAAGTAGCGCGCAATCTCCCCGCACGCCATCGAATGGCCGACAACCGTCAGGCGGCGCAGGCCAAGCGCGCCGATCACGGCGGCGATATCATCGGCCAGCGTGTCGTGATCATAACCGAAACCGGGATCGGATGAGCGGCCATGGCCGCGCCGGTCGAACGCGATGCAGCGATATCCCCGCCCGACAAAAGCGACCATCTGCGGCCCCCAGAAATCCGACGGCAATGCCCAGCCGGACAGGAACAGGATCGGCTCCCCCGCGCCCCAGTCGCGCACCGCGAGCCGCGCGCCATCGTGCGTCTCGACGGTGTCGATCGGCGCGGAATGGAACACGCCGGGTGCCCGGTCGGCCAATGCAATTGCGGTGTTCATCTGTGTTCTCCTCGCTTGACCGGGACCTTTGACCACCGCGCCGATCCGGGGTCGATTACGTCCCAGGTAATGGGGAGCATTATCTTTCACGGGCGGCCTGCGATGCTGTCGGGTGACGGAGTTGATCGCTGTTTCCCGCCAGCACCCCTTGCCCCTGCCCAGCCCGCCTGCGATCCTGCGCCTCAAGCAGGAGAATGCGGCATGAAGATCCAGGCCAACGGAATCGAGATCGAATATGAGAGCTATGGCGCGGAGGATGCGCCGCCGGTGCTGCTGATCATGGGGCTTGGCGGGCAGCTCACCTTGTGGCCGATGCCGTTGATCGAGGGGCTGGTCGAGCGTGGTTATCGCGCGATCCGCTACGACAATCGCGATATCGGCCTGTCGCAGAAATTCGATGCGGCGGGCATGCCCGACCTGATGAAGGTCGCGGCCACGATGTTCGCCGGGCTCAAGCCGAACATTCCCTATACGCTCGACGATATGGCGGCGGACGCGGCCGGGCTGCTCGATGCACTGGATATTCCCGCCGCGCACATCATCGGCGCGTCGATGGGCGGCATGATCGCGCAGCTTTTCGCCGCCGCCTATCCCGATCGCACTTTGTCGCTCACCTCGATCATGTCGACCACCGGCAACCCGGCGGTGCCGCGATCGTCCGACGCGGCGACCGCGGTGCTGATGACGCGACCGGCGGGGACCGATCTGGAATCGATCCTCGACCATGGCGTCAAAAGTGCGAAGGTGATCGGCAGCCCCGGCTACCCGGCCGACGAGAAGCTGCTGCGCGCGCGGATCAAGCGCGATTACGAGCGCAGCCACCAACCCGCCGGCATCGCACGGCAGATGGCGGCGATCTATGCCGGCGGCGACCGGCGCTCGGCGATCGCCACCGTCTCCGCGCCGACCATGGTGATCCACGGCGTCGACGATCCACTGGTCCCGGTCGAGGGCGGCCGCGACACCGCCGCGTCGATCCCCGGCGCAAAGCTGCGCGAGATCCCGGGCATGGGCCATGACCTGCCGCTACCGCTGGTGCCGGTGATCCTCGACGCGTTCGAGGAAGTCGCGCGGGTGCCGGCGGCGGTTTAATCGCCTGCCCGGCTCAGCCGCGATCCCTGCCCGGCTCAGAGTCTGTTTGGAAATGCACCTGTGGGCGCATTTGGCGGTGCCAGCCCGCTCCCCACCCTGCCACCCATTCAGGATACGCTGTGGGTGGCCGGGTGGGGGAGCGGGCTGACACCGCCTTGAAATTCGCTCTTTCGCGAATTTCCAAACAGACTCTCAGCCGCAATCAAACTATCCAGGTCCACCGCACCGGCCAT
This portion of the Sphingomonas sp. So64.6b genome encodes:
- a CDS encoding alpha/beta hydrolase; the encoded protein is MNTAIALADRAPGVFHSAPIDTVETHDGARLAVRDWGAGEPILFLSGWALPSDFWGPQMVAFVGRGYRCIAFDRRGHGRSSDPGFGYDHDTLADDIAAVIGALGLRRLTVVGHSMACGEIARYFARHGGRGIDRVVMIGAITPFLMRADDNPDGIDPVAAAPSGELLASDFPAWIAANTDPFFVADTIPETREWAQRLMLGTSMLAAVQLAQANFITDFRDDLRRVDVPTLVVHGDLDMSAPLALTGARTAVLIPDAQFLVYEGAPHGLPLTHATRLREDMLIFMAATGG
- a CDS encoding alpha/beta hydrolase, whose protein sequence is MKIQANGIEIEYESYGAEDAPPVLLIMGLGGQLTLWPMPLIEGLVERGYRAIRYDNRDIGLSQKFDAAGMPDLMKVAATMFAGLKPNIPYTLDDMAADAAGLLDALDIPAAHIIGASMGGMIAQLFAAAYPDRTLSLTSIMSTTGNPAVPRSSDAATAVLMTRPAGTDLESILDHGVKSAKVIGSPGYPADEKLLRARIKRDYERSHQPAGIARQMAAIYAGGDRRSAIATVSAPTMVIHGVDDPLVPVEGGRDTAASIPGAKLREIPGMGHDLPLPLVPVILDAFEEVARVPAAV